AGGGCAACGTTGTGGAACGTCTCAAGCTATGAAGGCGCCCGAAGAAAAATTCCTCGTTGATGGACCGGTCGGCAAGATCGACGTCATCATGGAACGTCCGGACGCGCCACGCGGCATCGCGCTGATCGCCCACCCGCACCCGATGGGCGGCGGCGCCAATACCAACAAGGTTGCCTACACGCTGGCCCGGACCTTCGTCAGCCTCGGCTACGCCGCCTTCCGTCCGAATTTCCGCGGTGTCGGCGCGACCGAAGGCGAACACGATGAAGGCCGTGGCGAAACCGACGACCTGCTCGCCGTGCTCGAAGAAGCCAAGCGTCGCTGCGGCGACCTGCCGGTGGCGCTGGCCGGTTTCTCGTTCGGCGCCTATTGCCAGACCCGCGTCGCCAAGCGCTTGCAGGATGCCGGCCATCCGGCCCAGCGTCTGGTCCTGGTCGGCACCGCCGCCGGCCATGTCGAGGGCAGCCGCCAGTACGATACCGAAGCCGTGCCGCACGACACCATCGTCATCCACGGTTCGGCCGATGAAACGGTGCCGCTGGCCAACGTCTTCGACTGGGCCTTGCCGCTCGACCTGCCGGTCGTCGTCGTCCCCGGGGCCGATCACTTCTTCCATCGTCGCCTGCACCAGATCCGCGACATCATCACCCGCGCATGGCGGCACTAGTCGTCGACGCGCTGCGCAAGGCCTATGCCGGCAACGAAGTGGTTGCCGGCCTGTCCTTCGCGGTTGAACCCGGCACCTGCTTCGGCCTGCTTGGCCCGAACGGCGCCGGCAAGACAACGACTTTGCGCCTTTGTCTCGGGTTGACCGCGCCAGACAGCGGCAACATCGCGCTGAACGGCCACACCATTCCGGCCGACGCCCAAAAGGCGAGAGCGCGCATCGGGGTCGTTCCGCAGTTCGACAATCTTGACCCGGACTTCACCGCCAGCGAAAACCTGCTCGTTTTCGGCCGCTATTTCGGGCTGAAGGATGCCGAGGTCAAGGCACGTATTCCGCAGCTGCTCGAATTCGCCGGCCTGACCGGCAAGGCCGACGCACGCATCGCGACGCTCTCGGGCGGCATGAAACGCCGTCTGACGATGGCCCGCGCCCTGGTCAACAACCCCGACATCATCTTTCTCGACGAGCCGACCACCGGCCTCGATCCGCAAGCCCGCCACCTGATCTGGGATCGACTGAAACAGCTCAAATCGGCCGGTAAGACGCTGATTCTGACAACGCATTTCATGGACGAAGCCGAGCGTCTGTGCGACCGCCTGATCGTCATCGACCATGGCCGGAAAATCACCGAAGGCAGCCCGCGCCAGCTGATTGCCGAGCACATCGAACCACAAGTCATTGAAGTTTTCGACGAATCCGGCGGTCAACTGGCCAATTTTGTTGAAAACCACCGAGCCCTGGCCGAGCGCGTCGAAACCAGCGGCGAAACCGCCTTCTTCTACTGCCGCGAACCGCGCGAACTTTTGGCCAAACTGGCCGAAGCCGACGGCCTGCGCTACGTACATCGTGCCTCAAACCTTGAAGACGTATTCATCAAGCTGACTGGGCGGGAATTGCGCGATTAAGGCGCCGGGGATGATCTTCGGCCGAGGATTTTCTTCCTGTGCACTTCCAGTACAATTCCACGCCTTGAATCACGGCATGCAGCGCCAGAAAACAGGCGCCGGATGCACACAGGCCCCTGCGCCGGCAGGGCATCGGTTCCGCTACCAAGGATAATCCATGAAAAAAATCGCACTCGCCATTGTCTGCCTCGGCACCCTGGCTGCTCCCTTGGCCGTCCAGGCCCAAACGGTCGTCAAGATCGCCTTTGCCGGGCCGCTCACCGGCCCCGTCGCTCACGTCGGCAAGGATGAAGAATTCGGCACGCTCCTCGCGCTCGATGATGCCAATGCCAAAGGGCTGACCATCGGCGGCCAGAAAGTCCGCTTCGAACTGATGGCCGAAGATGACCAGGGCGATCCGCGCCAGGCAACCGTCGTCGCCCAGCGCATCGTTGATGCCGGCGCCAAAGGCGTCGTCGGTCACGTGACCTCGGGCGCCGCCATTCCGGCCGCCGCAATTTACGAACAAGGCGGCGTTCCGGCCATCACGCCGTCGGCGACCAGCCCGAAACTGACGCAACAGGGCTTCAAGGTTGCCTACCGCGTTATCGCCAACGACTTCCAGCAGGGCGAAGCGATGGCCAAATACGCGGTCGACGCACTCAAAGCCAAGAAAATCGCCATCGTCGACGACCGCACTGCCTATGGTCAGGGGCTCGGCGATGCACTGGCCGACAACCTGAAAAAACTCGGCGTACAAGTCATCGCCCGCGAATACACGACCGACAAGGCCGTCGACTTCACCGCCTTGCTGACCCGCCTCAAGAGCAAGCAACCAGACGCCATCTTCTACGGCGGCATGGATGCCCAGGGCGCGCCGATGCTCAAGCAGATCAAGCAACTCGGCATCAACACCAAGTTCCTGGCCGGCGACGGTGTCTGTACCGGCGAAATGCTCAAGCTTGCCGCCCAGGCCATGTCACCGGACGTTTACTGCACCCAGGCCGGTCTGCCGGCCGAGAAAATGCCGGGTGGCACCGAGTTCAAGAAACGCTTCAAGCAGCGCTTCAACACCGATGTCCAGCTCTACGCACCTTATGCCTACGACGCCGCCAATGCGCTGATCGAAGCCATGAAGCTGGCCAACTCGGTCGATCCGGCCAAGTACCTGCCGATGCTGCAGAAGGTGAACTTCAAGGGCGTCACCGGCACCGTGGCTTTCGACCCGAAGGGCGACAACCGCTTTGGTGGCATCTCGCTGTATCAGTTCAAGAACGGCAAGTGGGCGGTCATTAACTGAGCAGCCGCTACTAACGAAAAACCCTCCCACGCTTGCCGGAGGGTTTTTTATGTCCTCAGAACAGTCGGAGCCCATGGCCGGCATGCTTGACAGGCAATTGATTGTGAACAGCCTCTGAGAGCACCGACACCGCTCGTCGCCAACAGCCCCCAGCACCTTCGATAATTTACGCAGCATGCCCTTTATGCGAGAATTACTAGGTGTCATTTGCTGTTTGTCATTTTTGACATCCTGCCTCCCAATATCAAAATGACTGGAGACCGGATCAAAACCGTAAACGATTGGAAAGGGAGCGTAACCCAATGAATTGCCTGGCCAGGCTCCGTTATTGGACAGCCATCTACTTTGCAGTTGCGGCTTTTCCAGTAACGGCAGATGAGCACTTCGAACAAGCCAAGGATATTGTCGAGCGCACACTCGGTGGACAGGTCACCGGCAATGATGCCGTCAAGCTCAGTTTTGTCGTACTCAATCGCGATGGCTCGACGCAAATGGAACGGGCTGCACACTTTCCGTTTTACAGCGGTGAGCTAATCCGGGTAAAAGTCGTCAGCAGCCAGAACGGCGCCCTGCAACTGACCAACATTTCGCCAAGTGGAAAAATAACCCCATTCCGCACCATTCAGGTCCAGGCTGGACTGGCCGCCTACTATCCACCAGAAACGGGTGGCGTTCTCGAATTCACCAACAACATCGGTACTGAAATTCTGCGGGTCAGCTTGACGCCGACTCAGGCTATGCCAGTCGCCCAACCGAGCGCCCCGGCCACAGCAGGTCAGCTCCAATACCCCACAAACTACGGGGGAAGTCCGCAAAACTCGGCGCCCCCTCCCGGCAGTTCGTCGGCCACGCCTTCACGAGCCAGTGAGTTCTTTTCCGGCGTTCAGGGGAAGTCTTACACGTATGCCAAGGATATTCGCGAAACGGTTTTGGAGATGCAGCAAGGGACATATCTGACCCGGCCAAGCGGCAGCGGTCCATTGCAGTACGAAGTCAGCATTCAGCATCGCAACCAGTAGGGTGCCCAATGCTCGCGCTCGGCACGATGGCCCCAAGCTGCCAAGCTGTCCCTCTGGACACGGCTGATCCTGTACGCATTCCGCAATTGACTTCAAGGATACGCCCGATGTTTCGCACGATGCGCTTTTTAGTTCCGCTGTTTGCCCTGACGTCGCTTTCCATCAGCCCGCTCGGTGCCTCGTCGAATGCGCCTCAAGACCCGAGCCAGGAAACAAAGGCGATCCCGGCAATTGTCGCTGCACTGCTGTCCAATCTGATTGCCTCGGGTGCCCATAGCCTGACCAATCACTTTTTGCCACAGACTTCCGGGGTGTCGCCCCAAGCCGCCGGGCAGCCCTCCCTGCCATGCCATGCCTCAATCAACAGCGCACAAAAGATCTCGGCGACGATTCGAAATGAATTGATGCAAGCGGGTTGCCAGCTTGTTGGGCAATTTGTCGGGGCGGCTCCGACAGCGTTGAACAGTGCGGTAAACGGACTGGTGGAAAATGTTCAACAGACCCAGTCCGAACTGGCCACCCCACTGAGTTACAGCCCGGTCAACGGACCGAATTACCAAGGTCTGAAAGTCAGCGTCTTGGTGATCAACAGCCTGGGATCGGTCATCGAGGAGCGGGCGATCAACGCATCGTTCTATAGCGGCGAGAAATTCCGCTTGCGGGTGCAATCGACCTTTCCCGGCTTTCTTGAAGTGACCCATACAGCGCCTTCCGGCACGAAAAAGCCTTTGTTTCCTAGGCCGGAAATCGGCCAATTCATGCTAGCGGCGGGCGGTGAAGTGATTCTGCCGCTGGGCCAGCAAAACACTTACGAATTTGCCGGGGATACCGGTATCGAGCAACTTACCTTCAGCATCCGCGACCCGCGTATCGCACATGCGTCACAAGCGGCCCAGGAAGTCTTTCGCCAGGACACGGAGAACGGTAGCTATTACGCCCAAACCCTCGCCGAAGGCCAACTCCCCTATATATCCCAATCCGTGCGCTTGAACCATCGCCCACAGAATTAAGTGAAAAATATGACTATCAAGCTTAAATCAGTTCTAGCCAGCATTCTTTTGAGCACCAGCCTGCCCTACACCCATGCGGCGAATCATGCATTAATCATGGGCATTGAAAACTATGAGCGCAGCCCACTGCATGGAGTACCCAAGGATCGCGCCAATGCACGAAAAATCGCCAAATCCATGGGAGTGCCAGATGAAAATATCATTGAGCGTCAGGAAAAAGCCCTGACCCTTGAGGGCTTGCGCACCACCCTCAAACAATTCCAGAAAACAATCGGGCCGGGTGACCGTGTATTTGTCTATTTTTCCGGGCACGGTACCAGCCAGTCGAACGGAAAAAATGGCTGTGAGCAGGGACTCGTCACACAGGACATGCAAGTCATGCCCAAGGCGGAGTTCCACGCCTTGATTGATCCGATCAAGAACGTAGCAGCAAAAACGATTGTTTTTCTAGACACGTGCTTTTCCGGTGGCGTCGTGACCACGTCCAAGGCCACGCGAGACTACGAGGGTGATGAACTCAAGCCCAAGTTTCTCCAGCCAAAGCTCAGCATGAGCCAAAGGGATACCTGTGGAGATGCCGTCAACTACGCCAAGGCAACGCGCGATTTTGATGACATCCAGCAAGCCCAATCAACCCCGAATTATTATCTTCTCGGTGCAGCCGGCCCGAATGAATATGCCATTGACGGGGGTCCCGTGCGGGGCAGTTTCGCAACCGCCGCACTGCTGGAATGCCTGAATCCCGAATCAGGGGCAGATCAAAACCGCGACGGGATCATTTCTCTGGAAGAAGCCAAAATTTGTGCACAAGTCCGCGTTAATCGGATGCTGAGGCCGCCATTCCTGGCACAAACATTGACCGCCGGTGATGGTCAGGGGGGCGGAGCCACCCCCGTCTCCTTCGGGCTCCCCCCTACCAGCGCTCCAGCCAGTGCATCGACGCCAGCGCCGGTGCCCGTGGCGCCGAATGCTACCGCCTCAAGCCCCCCCGCTCCTGGAAAAATCGACAGCCGGCAGCTCCTCGAGACGCTCAAACGCGGCGCCGACCCCAAGCATCAAGTCACCATTCGTTCAGCCAAAACCGCCTACAAGATTCGTCAGGATTATCTGGACTTGGAGGTCACCTCCAGCAAGCCTGGCTACCTGACCTTACTCTCGGTCGGGTCGAGCGGACGGATTTTCCAACTATTTCCCAATGAACTTGATCAGAAGAATCGCCTTGAAGCCAACGTCGCACTGCGCATTCCCAGACCCGAATGGCGTGTCGCCGCGAATGGACCAGCGGGAAGCAACCGTTTCCTGGCTATTGTCTCGGGCTCTGCCGATCGATTCGCCAGTATTGGCGTCCCCATCGCTGGGCGCTTCAGGGCCGTTGACAACACCCCCGGTAACGTCAGAGACATGGTTGAACGGCTGACCGCCCCAACCACAAACTGCGCCGTCGCCACGGCACGCGACTTCGACTCACCCGAAGCAGCTCCGTGTGGCGCAGCCTACGGGGCCGGATTGATCGACGTACGCGAAGTCGACTAAGCCTCGGAACTGCCCATCCGAACTCAAATTAGCCGGAACCGACCGATGATAAAAATAATTGTTTCAGTTTCCTTCTGCCTGCTCAGTAGCGGCCTGTTGGGCAACCTTTGGGCCAATGAAGACGAAATCGACACGGAAGCCGCTGCCAAGGCTGCAGGTAAAGTTACGCAGATCAGCCCTACCCAGGCCTCGCTGAATAACCGGACACAGTTCACCATCTCGGGCAGCTTGCTGCCGAGCAGCCTGGCTTTTGCCATTGCCGATGCCGAGTGCAGCAAATTATCCGGCAACAGCTCGCAAGCCAGCTTTGCCTGCATTCCGCGAGTGGCCGGCAACAAGGCTTTTGTGGTCAAGGATGCACCGGGAGGAACTGCGCTTGCTTCGGGACTGGTCAGCATCGGTAGCAGCGTGGCGGCCCCCGCACCGTCAGCGCCGCCCCAAAGCGCCATGAACATCAGCTCGGCAAGCGCTGCGACGGCCTTGATACTCAACCAAGCGGTGACGTTCAATCTGTCCGGGAGCGGCTTGCAATCCGGTCAGATAAGAATATCGCTGACCAATTGCGAAAACAGCAGCGTCCAGGCACTTAGCGCCAGCCAGGCACGCTTCACCTGCACACCACGGGCAGCAGGTGCACAGCGGCTGTTTTGGAAAAAACCCGGCTCGGAG
The sequence above is drawn from the Dechloromonas sp. TW-R-39-2 genome and encodes:
- a CDS encoding alpha/beta hydrolase encodes the protein MKAPEEKFLVDGPVGKIDVIMERPDAPRGIALIAHPHPMGGGANTNKVAYTLARTFVSLGYAAFRPNFRGVGATEGEHDEGRGETDDLLAVLEEAKRRCGDLPVALAGFSFGAYCQTRVAKRLQDAGHPAQRLVLVGTAAGHVEGSRQYDTEAVPHDTIVIHGSADETVPLANVFDWALPLDLPVVVVPGADHFFHRRLHQIRDIITRAWRH
- a CDS encoding ATP-binding cassette domain-containing protein, whose product is MAALVVDALRKAYAGNEVVAGLSFAVEPGTCFGLLGPNGAGKTTTLRLCLGLTAPDSGNIALNGHTIPADAQKARARIGVVPQFDNLDPDFTASENLLVFGRYFGLKDAEVKARIPQLLEFAGLTGKADARIATLSGGMKRRLTMARALVNNPDIIFLDEPTTGLDPQARHLIWDRLKQLKSAGKTLILTTHFMDEAERLCDRLIVIDHGRKITEGSPRQLIAEHIEPQVIEVFDESGGQLANFVENHRALAERVETSGETAFFYCREPRELLAKLAEADGLRYVHRASNLEDVFIKLTGRELRD
- a CDS encoding branched-chain amino acid ABC transporter substrate-binding protein, yielding MKKIALAIVCLGTLAAPLAVQAQTVVKIAFAGPLTGPVAHVGKDEEFGTLLALDDANAKGLTIGGQKVRFELMAEDDQGDPRQATVVAQRIVDAGAKGVVGHVTSGAAIPAAAIYEQGGVPAITPSATSPKLTQQGFKVAYRVIANDFQQGEAMAKYAVDALKAKKIAIVDDRTAYGQGLGDALADNLKKLGVQVIAREYTTDKAVDFTALLTRLKSKQPDAIFYGGMDAQGAPMLKQIKQLGINTKFLAGDGVCTGEMLKLAAQAMSPDVYCTQAGLPAEKMPGGTEFKKRFKQRFNTDVQLYAPYAYDAANALIEAMKLANSVDPAKYLPMLQKVNFKGVTGTVAFDPKGDNRFGGISLYQFKNGKWAVIN
- a CDS encoding caspase family protein, translating into MTIKLKSVLASILLSTSLPYTHAANHALIMGIENYERSPLHGVPKDRANARKIAKSMGVPDENIIERQEKALTLEGLRTTLKQFQKTIGPGDRVFVYFSGHGTSQSNGKNGCEQGLVTQDMQVMPKAEFHALIDPIKNVAAKTIVFLDTCFSGGVVTTSKATRDYEGDELKPKFLQPKLSMSQRDTCGDAVNYAKATRDFDDIQQAQSTPNYYLLGAAGPNEYAIDGGPVRGSFATAALLECLNPESGADQNRDGIISLEEAKICAQVRVNRMLRPPFLAQTLTAGDGQGGGATPVSFGLPPTSAPASASTPAPVPVAPNATASSPPAPGKIDSRQLLETLKRGADPKHQVTIRSAKTAYKIRQDYLDLEVTSSKPGYLTLLSVGSSGRIFQLFPNELDQKNRLEANVALRIPRPEWRVAANGPAGSNRFLAIVSGSADRFASIGVPIAGRFRAVDNTPGNVRDMVERLTAPTTNCAVATARDFDSPEAAPCGAAYGAGLIDVREVD